In a single window of the Leifsonia sp. 1010 genome:
- a CDS encoding ABC transporter permease subunit — protein sequence MSTATHPAAPVGHPHTSLGRLSFPRVIRSEWIKLRTLRSTFWTLISAVVLVVGIAALVAVTIPEKSVLVGQVPAGQRAAIEAQSAAFATTAATAGLTFASLVIAVLGVLVISGEFSTGQIRSSFTAVPRRFPVFAAKTLVLFVVAFVVGLVSSAASWAVAVPLLNSKGYEGDLLSSDTLWAILGAGAYLGLVAVFALGVGAILKSTAGGIAGALGVLLVLPIIASLISSLTRTEWVADAQHYLISNAGQGLAGVGNGTLEPWANVVTVLVWAAVAFIAGSVLLQRRDA from the coding sequence ATGAGCACCGCCACACACCCCGCCGCCCCGGTCGGGCATCCGCACACCTCGCTCGGCCGCCTCAGCTTCCCGCGCGTGATCCGGTCGGAGTGGATCAAGCTCCGCACCCTCCGGTCGACCTTCTGGACGCTCATCAGCGCCGTCGTGCTCGTGGTCGGCATCGCCGCTCTCGTCGCGGTCACCATCCCCGAGAAATCGGTGCTGGTCGGCCAGGTGCCTGCGGGTCAGCGCGCGGCCATCGAGGCGCAGAGCGCCGCGTTCGCGACCACAGCCGCGACCGCCGGTCTGACGTTCGCCTCCCTGGTGATCGCCGTGCTCGGCGTCCTCGTGATCAGCGGCGAGTTCTCGACGGGCCAGATCCGCTCGTCGTTCACCGCGGTTCCGCGCCGCTTCCCGGTGTTCGCGGCGAAGACGCTCGTCCTGTTCGTCGTCGCCTTCGTCGTCGGCCTCGTGTCGTCGGCCGCGTCCTGGGCGGTCGCCGTCCCGCTCCTCAACAGCAAGGGATACGAGGGCGATCTGCTCTCCTCCGACACGCTGTGGGCGATCCTCGGCGCCGGAGCGTACCTCGGTCTCGTCGCCGTCTTCGCGCTCGGCGTCGGCGCCATCCTCAAGTCGACGGCCGGCGGCATCGCCGGTGCCCTCGGTGTGCTGCTCGTGCTGCCGATCATCGCCAGCCTCATCAGCAGCCTCACCCGCACCGAGTGGGTCGCCGACGCGCAGCACTACCTGATCAGCAACGCCGGACAGGGCCTCGCCGGGGTCGGCAACGGCACCCTCGAGCCCTGGGCGAACGTCGTGACGGTGCTCGTCTGGGCGGCCGTCGCGTTCATCGCCGGGTCGGTGCTGCTGCAGCGCAGGGACGCCTGA
- a CDS encoding histidine kinase, protein MTSEATTTQTPGGLELPRPPGVVRRFLAAHPLAVDIFVAAFYLIPSVVGALVVSAVHPTPQELIHLVLSAVAGAALLARRQQPAVVFAIATVLLGTSVFLGRDMDVVPTLFALYALAVYRSIRSAWVAFAVTSAVTVSTLVVQVILTQAKVFTPLETAAIPSGILVLSFSVVSVLIGSNVGNRRRYLNALIDRARQLARERDQQAEIAAAAERSRIAREMHDIVSHSLTVMITLADGSARMVDAASGRPESERTEQAERSAQAMRLVAETGRGALADMRRLLGVLRDGEDGTAAREPQPGVGELAELVETFRAAGLPVRITVTGVPPEDIGQQLTIFRVVQEGLTNALRYAPTATAVRVVIVFQPGTVIVTIDDDAALHPSPGQGSGRGLIGLRERVGLYGGTLEAGPRPGGGWRVRAVFDAVRTAAPAATTTADSAPPPPPPPPGDVPAVTAAPAPKNPKENP, encoded by the coding sequence GTGACCTCGGAGGCGACCACCACGCAGACCCCGGGCGGACTCGAACTGCCGAGACCGCCCGGGGTCGTGCGTCGTTTCCTGGCAGCGCATCCCCTGGCCGTCGACATCTTCGTCGCGGCGTTCTACCTCATCCCCTCGGTCGTCGGTGCCCTCGTCGTCTCGGCCGTCCACCCGACACCGCAGGAACTCATCCACCTCGTCCTGTCGGCCGTGGCCGGCGCTGCCCTGCTGGCGCGGCGGCAACAGCCCGCGGTCGTCTTCGCGATCGCGACCGTGCTGCTCGGCACCAGCGTCTTCCTCGGCCGCGACATGGATGTGGTGCCCACCCTGTTCGCGCTGTACGCGCTCGCGGTCTACCGCTCCATCCGCTCGGCGTGGGTGGCGTTCGCGGTGACCTCCGCCGTCACGGTCTCCACGCTCGTCGTGCAGGTGATCCTCACCCAGGCGAAGGTGTTCACGCCGCTCGAGACGGCCGCGATCCCGTCGGGCATCCTCGTCCTGTCGTTCAGCGTCGTCTCCGTGCTGATCGGCAGCAACGTCGGAAACCGCCGGCGCTACCTCAACGCCCTCATCGACCGCGCCCGTCAGCTCGCCCGCGAGCGCGACCAGCAGGCCGAGATCGCGGCGGCGGCCGAGCGGAGCCGGATCGCGCGCGAGATGCACGACATCGTCTCGCACAGCCTCACGGTGATGATCACGCTGGCGGACGGCTCCGCCCGGATGGTGGATGCGGCATCCGGGCGTCCGGAATCCGAGCGGACAGAGCAGGCCGAGCGGTCGGCACAAGCCATGCGGCTCGTCGCGGAGACAGGGCGCGGCGCTCTGGCCGACATGCGCCGCCTGCTCGGCGTGCTGCGCGACGGCGAGGACGGCACCGCCGCACGGGAACCGCAACCGGGCGTCGGCGAGCTCGCCGAACTGGTTGAGACGTTCCGCGCCGCCGGTCTGCCGGTGCGGATCACCGTCACCGGAGTGCCCCCGGAGGACATCGGACAGCAGCTCACCATCTTCCGCGTCGTGCAGGAGGGTCTGACGAACGCGCTCCGGTACGCCCCGACCGCGACGGCCGTGCGCGTCGTCATCGTCTTCCAGCCGGGGACCGTGATCGTAACCATCGACGACGACGCTGCGCTGCATCCCTCCCCCGGGCAGGGCTCCGGGCGCGGGCTGATCGGCCTGCGCGAACGGGTCGGGCTGTACGGCGGGACGCTGGAGGCGGGGCCTCGACCCGGCGGCGGCTGGCGCGTTCGGGCCGTGTTCGACGCGGTGCGCACGGCGGCGCCTGCGGCCACGACGACCGCTGACTCGGCGCCGCCGCCTCCGCCTCCCCCGCCCGGCGACGTCCCGGCAGTGACCGCGGCACCCGCACCGAAGAACCCGAAGGAGAACCCGTGA
- a CDS encoding ATP-binding cassette domain-containing protein, translated as MIQLDHLTKRFGAKTAVDDISVTIQPGKVTGFLGPNGAGKSTTMRMIMGLDRPTRGQALINGKRYAEFRSPLTEVGALLDAKAIHTGRTAYAHLLSLAATHGIPKSRVHEVIGMTGLESVASKRVGGFSLGMGQRLGIAAAMLGDPATLILDEPVNGLDPEGVLWVRQFARHLASQGRTIFLSSHLMSEMAQTADHIVVLGRGRVLADAPVDSILAAATRHAVRVRTPQPEQLARAVAGADVAVTGVEAQLLEITGLTAAQIGETAARDGIVLHELTPISASLEEAYLELTQDDVEYRTEVSR; from the coding sequence ATGATCCAGCTCGATCACCTCACCAAACGCTTCGGCGCGAAGACCGCCGTCGACGACATCTCCGTGACCATCCAGCCCGGCAAAGTGACGGGCTTCCTCGGCCCGAACGGCGCAGGCAAGTCGACCACCATGCGCATGATCATGGGGCTCGACCGCCCGACCCGCGGCCAGGCGCTCATCAACGGCAAGCGGTACGCCGAGTTCCGGTCGCCGCTCACCGAGGTGGGCGCCCTGCTCGACGCCAAGGCCATCCACACCGGCCGCACCGCATACGCGCACCTGCTGTCGCTGGCGGCGACCCACGGCATCCCGAAGTCCCGCGTCCACGAGGTGATCGGCATGACCGGTCTCGAGTCGGTCGCCAGCAAGCGCGTCGGGGGCTTCTCGCTCGGAATGGGACAGCGGCTCGGCATCGCCGCGGCCATGCTCGGCGATCCGGCGACGCTCATCCTCGACGAGCCGGTGAACGGACTCGACCCCGAGGGCGTGCTCTGGGTGCGCCAGTTCGCCCGGCACCTGGCGTCCCAGGGCCGGACGATCTTCCTCTCGTCGCACCTGATGAGCGAGATGGCGCAGACCGCCGACCACATCGTGGTGCTGGGCCGCGGCCGCGTCCTCGCCGACGCCCCGGTGGACAGCATCCTCGCCGCCGCCACCCGCCACGCCGTCCGCGTGCGGACGCCGCAGCCGGAGCAGCTCGCACGAGCCGTCGCCGGCGCGGACGTCGCCGTCACCGGCGTCGAGGCGCAGCTGCTCGAGATCACCGGCCTCACCGCCGCCCAGATCGGCGAGACCGCCGCTCGTGACGGGATCGTGCTCCACGAGCTGACCCCGATCAGCGCCTCGCTCGAGGAGGCCTACCTCGAGCTCACCCAGGACGACGTCGAGTACCGCACGGAGGTCAGCCGATGA